The genomic DNA taaattctTCTGGATGCAGGTGATATTGAGTCCATGCCTTTTATTCAAGCATTAGGACATTTCTCATATAGAGTAGGTGagaatactttttttatttacaaagttTGCCCTTTGGTTTTAAATTGTTGTAGCCGCAACAGCGTTTGCAACGGAAGCCTTTTTATTGCGATGGCCTTGCAGAGACTTCTAAAACTGTTATTGTGGCTGCAATTTTAGTTGTGGACCACAATTAAAAACTTACATGTcctttttatagttttttattttttttttatggagaggCTGTTTTTCTAGTTGTTACATGATATATGTTCATTTGCAGGTGCTAACAACTTTTGCTTGGTTCATGTCAGCCTTGTTCCTGTTTTAAATGTTGTTGGTGAACAAGTAATGTTTTACAACTCTAAATGGCCTTTGAGATCTatgtaaaaaatgatttttatttcatCTAACATATAAAATAACCTTTTCATGTTCAGAAAACAAAACCAACACAGCATAGTGTGAGAGGACTTAGAAGCCAAGGACTGACTCCACAAATCTTGGCTTGCCGCAGCACAATggttactctctctctctctctatatatatatatatatatatatatatatatatatatatatatattatatatatgtcaacaaatGTGCAGAATATAACACACAAGGCACCACATACACTTCATATTGAAAAATGTTCGTGTGTCCATTACAACGCTGACACATTTGATTACATTTATACACTTTTATTTTCTCCAATTATTATCAGTGTATACGTGTCAGTATCATGTCtctgtcagtgcttcatagcaTTATAGTATATGCACAAAAGGAACACAAATGCATGCTGCAATGCAATCATACTATTCTTGACTGGAACTTTTTAGTATAGGATTCTAAAACTTAGTTGTTTCTCAGGTACTGGATGAGAATGCAAAGGCGAAACTTTCTCAATTTTGCCTGCTTCCGGTATGTTTTCGTAATGATATATATGTACAAGTTCAAATGATTTGTGATTTGCAAGAGTTTTCTCTACTAAAGTTGCATTATGTTTTCAGGGGGAAAATATAATTACTCTTTATGATGTTCCCAACATATGGCACATTCCTTTGCTTTTAAGAGTAAGTTTTCCTACAAAACTGCTGAACTATAAAATCATCTTATCTGTAGGTACCTTTTCTTACAAATTATTTTCCTCTGGTCTATAGGATCAGAAGGCTCATGAAGCTATATTTAAAGTGCTGAACATTAAAGGGTTAGTCTCACTAACTCCctgaattttttctatttcatgGACTCGATGaatatcaacaattttttatctcttatttttCTGAAAGGCTGGTTTTTTATTGTATCTACAGTATGACACAAGAGCCTAATTTAGAGGAATGGACTTGTAGAGCTGAATCTTGTGATTTGCTTCATGAACCAGTGAGtgatcaaaatccaattttaattttattattatacttgattattgtaaatatttatatttttattccttGAAAATGGCAGGTTCGTATAGCGTTAGTCGGGAAATATACATGTCTTTCTGATTCCTACCTCTCAGTTACAAAGGTGACGTTAGCTTAAACTTTATGGCTGCATTAATCTTATAGCTTcctgagttttttttaaagagtgaaatatatattttaggcTTTTCTCTGAGCCTAACTTCCTAACATGCTTACTTGCATATGTCGGTCTCCTTCCTGAAGTACATGtgcttgtttttttgttacttacATATGTTGATACATTTAATATTTGATATCAGGCCTTGGTTCATGCTTCTGTTAGTTGCCAAAAGAAACTTACCGTGGATTGGATTTCAGCTACCAACCTCGAAGATGCAACTGCAAAAGAGGTTACATGAATTTTGAatcattatataatttttttttattaattattcttCACACTAGCaacttcttatatatatatattcttattcAATGTTGCAGAATCCTGATGCTTATAAGGCAGCGTGGAAGTTATTAAAGGGTGCTGATGGTGTTCTTGTTCCGGGAGGCTTTGGTGATAGAGGAGTGCAAGGGAAAATTATTGCAGCTAAATATGCACGCGAAAACAGAATTCCATACCTTGGCATTTGTCTTGGAATGCAAATTGCTGTCATAGAGTTTGCACGATCTGTGCTTGGTTTAAAAGATGCTAATAGTACTGAATTTGATCCGAATACTAAAAGTCCATGTGTCATATTCATGCCTGAGGTGTGTACATTGGTTTATTAATTTCATGCTAATGCCAAAAATATTGATTACAAACATGCATCTTTTTATTCCCTATTTTGTAACTTGTTTGAACTGTTTTGTGTAGGGATCAAAAACACATATGGGTGGTACCATGCGTCTTGGATCAAGGAGGACATATTTCCAGACCAAGGAATGCAAATCTGCAAAATTGTGAGTATGCCGATGACTCAATATTTTATGTGGCATGAAAGAGATAAATATGTGCTTTCAATGAATGAGATTTATTAGGTTTCTAACACGTAGACCCTGTCTCTTAGATATGGCTGCAAAAGCTTCATTGATGAGAGACATCGGCATAGATATGAGGTATTGCATTTGCATTGTCATGCATAAAATTATCTTGTATGTTTCTATAAAACAGAGAATGATCTCTAGTATTATGCAGGTGAACCCTGATTTGGTTACTAGCCTTGAAAATTCCGGTCTTTCATTTACTGGAAAGGATGAAACTGGTCAACGCATGGAGGTACTATAGACATTCTCATGTAGCTTTTTCAATTTGTATTAACATATGTAGctgaaatttttgttgtttcatttgaCAGATTGTTGAGATACCTAATCATCCTTATTTTATTGGTGTCCAATTCCATCCTGAATTTAAATCAAGACCAGCGAGACCTTCTCCTTTGTTCTTAGGTATTTATATTCTACATGTCTACGTTTTAATTCCATGTTAACTTTAATTGATCATCTTTGCAATATATGATCTTCAACTTTTATAGGTTAGATTCTAGCTAGACTTCATTAGAAAATTCATTGCatttccttatttttatttttcaatggcAACATATTTGCtcatagaaatataatataataccaTTGGCGTGTCTTCAATCATAACTTAAGCGTTCCAAAGTAATAAACCTTTGTAAAAATGCGAACTCTTCTATGTGTTGGTTATCTGCGTATTGAACTGCATGCATTTTCAAGAAACAAGACATCTAAAAATAGGGTGCATGTAGAGGAACCATTTTCAAGTTTATACCCTAATGAACAACAAAGGCTTTTTCTGATCTAAGTTAGTTGCTTGTGATCAATTAGTTAGTAAAACCTTTTCGTCAGTTAGTAAAACAATTTTAGAATTGAGATGTTAACTTTTGGATTGGTTAATGTCAAAACACAACAGGGTTTATTGCAGCAGCATGCGGAAAACTTGATGCTGTCTTACAACACTCTTCAAGAGGAGTAGGAAGTGATATCCGAGCAGTCAAAACATATCAGAATGGATCAGCAACAAAGCCACATGCTTATTGGCCAGAACATGTATATGGCAATGGCAATAtcaatggaaatggaaatggcAATATCAATGGAAATGGATTTCATTACTAAATGATATAACTACTACTACTAGTGTTTACTTGATGTGTTAGAAATTTCAAGGTTAATTGGTTAAATATGGTGTTTGAGGGCTTTCTTAAGAGAAGTTGTTTGTACAGTCAAAAACTGAAAGTTGGTAGGAATAGAGTTTTAAGGATGATACAGACAGAGATGATGAGCATTGATCCCGGCCTTTTTAATGGGGCTAGCTCTTTTAACTAAGTTTTTTAAGTGTTTCTGAGTTTGGAACTCTTCATGTTTTAGTGCAATAGTACTTCCTTTGGTTTTGCCAAGATCTGGTTATGTCTATAGAAAATTTCTCTACTATTTTTTTCCATGTTCATTTTAAAGATCTGATTCTTTCTCTGCAAGTAAACGAATCAGATTCCGTTGACTCGCGAACTAAATTGGTTTATAAACCCATCCATTTTTGTAAAAGGATATATAATTTATTAGTAGGAATCGAACTCAGTACTTTCAAGTTCACAACACTCACACCCCGTGCATCAACCACTTCTGATGTACCCCATGGTTTAAACTTCAAAAGGATATGTAATGTATCACCTATTCACCTGACATCAATCAAACTGTAATCCAAGAATACAACAGATCCCAAGTTGCGAGATATGGACACATGCTTTGGAATATGaaacatacacaattaaatttaGATAATTTCTCAATCCGATCTCCAAAAACGCAGGGGCTTACCAATTCAGTCGTGTATTTTGACATGTAATATACCACCGGAAGTACGTTTTTCGGTTGTGTATTTTGGTAGATTTGAGCATATATTGAGGCGGATTGAGAAACTGTACAATGAGTTGATCCCGTCTAAGTCTATTATAGGCCGACTTGTAATGGAGTACTGAAGTTTATTACGGGGGCCAACCTTTTTTCGCCCCCTAGCATTTCAGAAGGGAAGTTGCACTATAGGCCCCTAAAAATAAGCCAATCGAAAGTtatgacccaaaaaaaaaatgaccgtGTCGTCATTCTCGATAAATTGATGTGTTCGGAAGTTATGATCCTA from Medicago truncatula cultivar Jemalong A17 chromosome 8, MtrunA17r5.0-ANR, whole genome shotgun sequence includes the following:
- the LOC11444287 gene encoding CTP synthase, with the translated sequence MKYVLVTGGVVSGLGKGVTASSIGLLLKACGLRVTAIKIDPYLNTDAGTMSPIEHGEVYVLDDGGEVDLDLGNYERFMDVKLTRDNNITTGKIYQSVIDKERRGDYLGKTVQVVPHITDAIQDWIERVAHIPVDGKEGPADVCVIELGGTIGDIESMPFIQALGHFSYRVGANNFCLVHVSLVPVLNVVGEQKTKPTQHSVRGLRSQGLTPQILACRSTMVLDENAKAKLSQFCLLPGENIITLYDVPNIWHIPLLLRDQKAHEAIFKVLNIKGMTQEPNLEEWTCRAESCDLLHEPVRIALVGKYTCLSDSYLSVTKALVHASVSCQKKLTVDWISATNLEDATAKENPDAYKAAWKLLKGADGVLVPGGFGDRGVQGKIIAAKYARENRIPYLGICLGMQIAVIEFARSVLGLKDANSTEFDPNTKSPCVIFMPEGSKTHMGGTMRLGSRRTYFQTKECKSAKLYGCKSFIDERHRHRYEVNPDLVTSLENSGLSFTGKDETGQRMEIVEIPNHPYFIGVQFHPEFKSRPARPSPLFLGFIAAACGKLDAVLQHSSRGVGSDIRAVKTYQNGSATKPHAYWPEHVYGNGNINGNGNGNINGNGFHY